The Plasmodium gaboni strain SY75 chromosome 9, whole genome shotgun sequence DNA segment acaaatataaaataatagtgatatgatatatatatagaatgaacgtattatatattcacataaaataaaaacagtgttaaaatatataaatatatatataatatatttatgtagaaagataaaataattaagTGGATTAATCTTATgttattacatatattttataaatatatatttttttaattctattaatttaaataactattgttgtaataataaaatattatgtttttgttcatatgtatcttaatttaaaatatccatattaatattaatcaagaggagaaaaataaaaaaaatataaaaaattatataatatatatatagaaaatattatattaacattaaaaaatgttgtaaaataatatgtgtttttttttttttttttttattttatattttttatttataacatataatcttttatcttgaaatatattatagaaatgataagaacaaaataaaaaaactgtattattaaataaatatgtatataatatatatattatatatacatacatatatattatatatatgtattaaaaaaaaatatatttttttatatatcttaaTGGATATTTTGTagtatacatatataaataatatattccatatatatatatatatatatatatatatatatatttttttttttttttgaggGAATATATTGAGAATATCTTTTGTATTTCCACGatatttgatatttttattcatataatttttttgaataattttCCAAGTacaatttattttttttatttttttattttttttgtttgtttattattcaaaaatataaaaatggatcataataatatatattcatatatcaaaagtgaaaatatatattttcagtatgttttataaaatataagatgtaaattatatatacttatatatataaatatatatataaaatatttaatatgtagtaatatattatcatatatattttttttttttttttgttgtgctttcccttttttattaatcatatatatatatatatatatgtatatatattacacaAATACAAAATGAAGGTGATATATTAAGAGGGGAAGAGGGACATGCTATGTGTAatgacaaaaaaaagaataacagttatgaatataaagtattgaataataaatatgaaaaaatatatgatgataataataatgacaataataataatattgatgatgataataataatattataaatgataaCAATGTTGTGTATGGAAATGATGAGTATgataatatagataataacaataatattgatgatttggaaaaaaataataataataataataaaaagaatataaaacattatttaattgaaaatttacaaaataaaagtttattattaaataatttctCTTCAgttgaagaaaataaattatatgtaaaaaatataaatgaacaTATAACCAAAGAAGATTttgaaaattatttttctaaCGTAGATGGTTATATAGAAACAAGGTTTGTTGTAGATGCATCTAGAACTTGTAGAAAATTTGCCTATATTGATTTTGAGAATAAAACAAAAgttttatcatttttagATACACTTCAAAATAGTAATATCGAAAACTTTAAAACATTAACATTAAATAATGTGGATCTTCTTGTATCAATATCAAAACCCAAGAAATCTctatatgaagaaaaaattgTGTTTATTAAATTCACAAAGTGTAATATTAACTGTgatatagatataaaagaaaaaatttcTGAATTTTTATTGAAACACACAATTGATGTTCTGGATATACGGCTCCTGGGAGACACTACAAAcaagtaaaaaaaataaaataaaaaataaaataaaaaaaaaaattatatatatatatatatatatataacatatgCGCATATTATCAAACTTTCTTATACATGTACCACCTTTCCATATactattttattatattacaaatattttgtgtttacatattcaaatatttatatctttttatcAACCCATAGTGCATTATACTTTTAAAATagattttattttattttattttttattttattttatttttttttatttttttttattttttattttattttatttttttttattttattttattttttcagACATGGATATATTGaattacaaaataatgaagatgTCATAAAATGtgttgataatattaaacTAGGTAAAATAGACGAACTGgaatttaatttaaattattcaatacctataattaaaaaaaaaattattcctgatattgaaaaaataaagatgaataaagaaaaaaataaacagcttaaagaagaaaagaaaaaagaaaaagaatgTTGTACTATTGTAgtaaaaaatttacatttcaatacaagaaaaaataaacttcaaaatatatttggACAAATAGGTgaaattgaaaatatttatttaagtaaaaaaatatcagaaaataatataaaaagaaataaagGTTATGCatttataacatttaaAAATCCAAACGATGCAACATCGTCTTTAATACttaatgatattattatagaCGGAcgtaatatattaatatctAAATTTACAAATGATAAAGATGGAATATATCTACATAATcaagatatatataatcataataatacaacaaataattatcattataaaaaagatagAAAACAATACcttgaaaaaaaaagaataaacTTGAATAAAACAAATGATAATCCTACgcaaaatgaaaaaaaaaatgataacCAAACAATAGGTATGACAAATGATGATTTTAGAAAgcttttttttaaatcataACGTGAGCATATTgaacataaaaatgaataaataaataaataaataaatatatatatatatatatatatatttttatttgtatatacccaatttttaattttatcaAAAGTTTATGTAACTTAAAAagttcatatatatatatatatatatatatgtatacatttatataaaataatatatataataaaaattgttaattccttatttttaatttttgttcaattattatatatatatatatatatatatatatatatgtatatatattattttttaatttttttatttttgtattaaCACATTCTTGCCAAAGCTCTAACTTTGCTTTTGTATTcatgtatattattttttaattgcACCTGAAAAGgagtaaaaataaaaaagacaaaaatgtatatacatatatacaaatatatatatatatatatatatatatatatattgacAATTTGATgtcttaaaaaaaaaaaaaaaaaaaaaaccttgtcatatacatttttgaatataaaaatatcaaatataaacatatatttatatataccGCTGCATCAACATTAGCAGGTGATTCTAGATTTGGTTCATTTAACATGGAAATGACACTGACAAGAATACCTTCAACGGACCATATAGGCCTCCATCTTTCTTCTGGTTTTTCTTGTTCGTTATAAATATCGACACctataatttattaataatataatatatatatatatatatgtgtatatatcattttcatatttttttttatttttcttctgAATTACCTGGAGGGTGTAAAATACTTATACACACTCTCCCATCAGGAAAAACTAAAcaatggaaaaaaaaaaaaaaaaaaaaaaaaatatatatatatataaataaatatatatataatatataatatatatatatatacatatatccttcaaattatataataagatatttattttattttttgaataaaCCATTGGGATGCCACATTTCTTGGTTGAATTTCATTTGAGGAGGATGATTTGGAAAATCAGAAGGAAATGAAAGAGTAGCATTATATATGCCTCctaaaataaaatatatatatatatattataaattatcatatatgCTTGTCTTGgtttaaataaaaaaatatatgaataaacaaaaaataaaaggctaatttttataagggatttttatgtaataatatcagtcattatatataaatatatatatgtaatacttatttttcttttttttttctttttttacCTTCATATAAAGTATTTTTTGGACCTTCAAAACACACATTCCActcaaaaaaattagatTCATCTACCAAACCCACAGAAAAACCAGCATTATGATCTCTGGTTAGCTctacaaaaaattaaaaataaataaaatatttatattatatatatatatattatatcaatGGTCTTAAAATGGAATGcatacacatatattaacttatatgtttatatatttatttccatatacaatatcaaaaatatatatatatatttttttttttttttttttaaataccaataaattgtttttttaaaagcTCTCTAGCTATATTTGCCATTTTTCgttattttatatttccctttttaataattattataaaaaaaaaa contains these protein-coding regions:
- a CDS encoding putative U4/U6 snRNA-associated-splicing factor; its protein translation is MCNDKKKNNSYEYKVLNNKYEKIYDDNNNDNNNNIDDDNNNIINDNNVVYGNDEYDNIDNNNNIDDLEKNNNNNNKKNIKHYLIENLQNKSLLLNNFSSVEENKLYVKNINEHITKEDFENYFSNVDGYIETRFVVDASRTCRKFAYIDFENKTKVLSFLDTLQNSNIENFKTLTLNNVDLLVSISKPKKSLYEEKIVFIKFTKCNINCDIDIKEKISEFLLKHTIDVLDIRLLGDTTNKHGYIELQNNEDVIKCVDNIKLGKIDELEFNLNYSIPIIKKKIIPDIEKIKMNKEKNKQLKEEKKKEKECCTIVVKNLHFNTRKNKLQNIFGQIGEIENIYLSKKISENNIKRNKGYAFITFKNPNDATSSLILNDIIIDGRNILISKFTNDKDGIYLHNQDIYNHNNTTNNYHYKKDRKQYLEKKRINLNKTNDNPTQNEKKNDNQTIGMTNDDFRKLFFKS
- a CDS encoding putative ubiquitin-conjugating enzyme (transcript variant 1; alternatively spliced), whose product is MANIARELLKKQFIELTRDHNAGFSVGLVDESNFFEWNVCFEGPKNTLYEGGIYNATLSFPSDFPNHPPQMKFNQEMWHPNVFPDGRVCISILHPPGVDIYNEQEKPEERWRPIWSVEGILVSVISMLNEPNLESPANVDAAVQLKNNIHEYKSKVRALARMC
- a CDS encoding putative ubiquitin-conjugating enzyme (transcript variant 2; alternatively spliced): MANIARELLKKQFIELTRDHNAGFSVGLVDESNFFEWNVCFEGPKNTLYEGGIYNATLSFPSDFPNHPPQMKFNQEMWHPNGVDIYNEQEKPEERWRPIWSVEGILVSVISMLNEPNLESPANVDAAVQLKNNIHEYKSKVRALARMC